In a single window of the Marinitoga sp. 38H-ov genome:
- a CDS encoding ATPase, T2SS/T4P/T4SS family: MKNRISELATKQLFTNCIVKDNSISSTYKINLFEKYLKLLLEDKVTDLHFSIQNNFGIISYRYNTMLIEYEKLPLEDYNKIITKIQILSGIDIINDRDPADGSFTFYDNRFRVSMIRDFEGINCVIRKLKTISDLKNLNYSNIFLNYVEKILNMNHGLILFSGPTGSGKTTALAYLLINILKKEPKKIITIENPIEYKIPKIEQIEINNDSKKTSIIKNILRHDPDIIMTGEIRTKEIADITIESAMTGHLVLSTIHANNVFGVIERLKKMGIMEYDILNTVKVIFNQRFVKILCDCYKDKNNKGCEKCRYTGYINITPIFEILEINEHSKKQIKNNDIISDEYYYNPLEEIKQLYIKGKISDSDYKSLLMG, translated from the coding sequence ATGAAGAATAGAATTTCCGAATTAGCAACTAAACAATTATTTACTAATTGTATTGTTAAAGATAATTCAATATCAAGTACATATAAAATTAACCTTTTTGAGAAATACCTAAAGTTATTATTAGAAGATAAGGTTACTGACTTACATTTTTCTATACAAAATAATTTTGGAATTATTTCTTATAGATATAATACAATGCTTATAGAATATGAAAAATTACCATTAGAAGATTATAATAAAATTATTACTAAGATTCAAATATTATCTGGAATTGACATTATCAATGATAGGGATCCGGCAGATGGGTCCTTTACTTTTTATGATAATAGATTTAGAGTTTCTATGATTAGAGATTTTGAAGGGATAAATTGCGTAATTAGAAAATTAAAAACTATTTCAGATTTAAAAAATTTAAATTATTCAAATATTTTTTTGAATTATGTTGAAAAAATATTAAATATGAACCATGGACTAATACTATTTTCAGGGCCAACTGGTAGTGGGAAAACTACTGCTTTGGCATATTTATTAATTAACATTTTAAAAAAAGAACCTAAAAAAATTATTACTATAGAAAATCCTATTGAATATAAAATTCCTAAAATAGAACAAATTGAAATTAATAATGATTCAAAAAAAACTTCTATAATAAAAAACATATTAAGACATGATCCCGATATTATTATGACTGGAGAAATTAGAACAAAAGAAATTGCTGATATTACTATTGAATCTGCTATGACAGGACATTTAGTTCTTTCCACAATACATGCTAATAATGTTTTTGGAGTTATTGAAAGACTTAAAAAAATGGGAATAATGGAATATGATATTTTAAATACTGTAAAGGTTATATTTAATCAAAGATTTGTAAAAATATTATGTGATTGTTATAAAGACAAAAATAATAAAGGTTGTGAAAAATGTCGTTATACTGGATATATTAATATAACTCCTATTTTTGAAATTTTAGAAATAAATGAACATAGTAAAAAACAAATAAAAAACAATGATATTATTAGCGATGAATATTATTATAATCCGCTTGAAGAAATCAAACAATTATATATAAAGGGGAAAATTTCTGATTCTGATTATAAATCATTATTAATGGGGTGA